The following proteins are co-located in the Xyrauchen texanus isolate HMW12.3.18 chromosome 41, RBS_HiC_50CHRs, whole genome shotgun sequence genome:
- the napga gene encoding N-ethylmaleimide-sensitive factor attachment protein, gamma a: MAQKINEAHEHIAKAEKYLKTSFMKWKPDYDSAASEYAKAAVAFKNAKQLEQAKDAYLQEAEAHTNNRTLFHAAKALEQAGMMLKDMQRLPEGVQYIEKASMMYVENGTPDTAAMALDRAGKLIEPLDLSKAVHLYQQAASVFENEDRLRQAVELVGKVSRLLVRQRKFDEAAVSLQKEKSMYKEIENYPTCFKKTIAQVLVHLHRGDYVAAEKCVRESYSIPGFSGSEDCAAMEQLLQGYDEQDEDQVYRVCNSPLLKYMDNDYAKLSLSLRVPGGGKKKPAAAASGDADVNAEAAKPEEEDDEYAGGLC, translated from the exons ATGGCACAGAAAATCAATGAAGCTCACGAGCACATCGCCAAGGCTGAAAAATA TTTAAAGACAAGCTTTATGAAGTGGAAGCCGGATTATGACAGTGCTGCATCAGAATATGCTAAAGCAG CTGTTGCCTTCAAAAATGCCAAACAATTGGAGCAGGCGAAAGATGCCTATTTGCAGGAGGCCGAAGCGCACACCAATAACAGAAC TCTTTTCCATGCTGCCAA GGCCCTCGAGCAAGCAGGTATGATGCTAAAA GATATGCAGAGACTACCTGAGGGAGTGCAGTACATAGAGAAAGCCAGTATGATGTATGTTGAAAATGGCACACCAGACACTGCAGCCATGGCCCTTGACAGAGCTGGAAA GTTGATAGAACCACTGGATTTATCTAAAGCTGTTCACTTGTACCAGCAAGCTGCATCAGTGTTTGAG AATGAGGATCGACTACGGCAAGCGGTGGAACTTGTGGGCAAAGTGTCAAGACTTCTTGTTCGACAACGGAA GTTTGACGAAGCAGCAGTATCACTTCAAAAGGAGAAGAGCATGtataaagaaatagaaaattatccgACTTGTTTTAAG AAAACAATCGCACAAGTGCTGGTCCATCTACACAGAGGAGACTATGTGGCGGCAGAGAAGTGTGTGCGAGAGAGCTACAGTATCCCAGGCTTCAGTGGAAGTGAAGACTGTGCTGCGATGGAGCAGCTTCTGCAGGGTTACGATGAGCAGGATGAAGATCAGGTTTATCGTGTGTGTAATTCACCACTGCTAAAGTATATGGACAATGAT TATGCAAAGCTCTCCCTCAGCCTGAGAGTGCCtggaggagggaagaagaaaCCTGCTGCTGCTGCCAGTGGAGATGCAGATGTGAATGCTGAAGCCGCTAAGCCAGAGGAAGAGGATGATGAATATGCTGGAGGACTCTGTTAA